One genomic region from Balneola sp. encodes:
- a CDS encoding mannose-6-phosphate isomerase — protein MIPVNIKEKFNLFDEYWTPKIVGELNDQYVKLAKLKGEFVWHSHENEDELFYIVKGELILKFRDNKDILLKEGEMHIVPAGVEHFPIAKEECWVMLVEPKSTTHTGSIQTDGTVAIEDQEWI, from the coding sequence ATTATACCGGTCAACATAAAAGAAAAATTCAATCTTTTTGATGAGTACTGGACTCCGAAAATAGTTGGAGAACTTAATGATCAGTATGTAAAGCTCGCTAAGCTAAAAGGTGAATTTGTTTGGCACAGCCATGAAAACGAAGACGAACTTTTCTACATCGTTAAGGGTGAACTGATACTTAAATTCAGGGATAATAAAGATATCCTATTGAAAGAAGGTGAAATGCATATTGTTCCAGCTGGTGTTGAGCATTTCCCCATTGCAAAAGAAGAATGCTGGGTGATGCTCGTGGAGCCCAAATCCACAACCCATACCGGTTCAATCCAAACCGATGGAACTGTAGCTATTGAAGATCAGGAGTGGATTTAA
- a CDS encoding oxidoreductase has protein sequence MGQKKENKKSAKSANLSRKDFLKKSALGFASFSIVPRFVLGGTGYTAPSDKITIGFIGTGKQSTILANPFFSLPEAQFVACCDVDSIKRTKFKEWVERKYADAGEQTDYTGCTAYKDYKELIAHDDLDAVIVCTPDHWHAIPAIAALNAGKDLYCEKPLSLTVEEGRAMVEATRRNDRVAQTGSMQRSWDIFAKASELVRNGYLGEIKEVKVNVGGPPRAYDLPKQAVPESLNWDEWIGPSPFVVYNNEVAPPYPWDNYPRWRSFKEFGGGGVTDWGAHMFDIVQWALGMDDSGPVEFIPPSEENAQRGLKFIYENGIEVTHEDFGRGNAVRFIGSEGSLDISREFLEPSNMSLVDHKLGADETKLFLSDNHYQDWFDAIKNRTKPIADIEIGHRTASICNIANIAYELRRPLNWNPETEQFKDDEAANAMLGREYRKGYSL, from the coding sequence ATGGGGCAAAAGAAGGAAAACAAGAAATCTGCTAAATCAGCAAACCTTTCACGAAAGGATTTTCTTAAAAAATCGGCATTGGGTTTTGCTTCCTTTAGTATTGTTCCAAGATTTGTTCTGGGTGGAACCGGCTACACTGCTCCAAGTGATAAAATCACCATTGGCTTTATTGGTACCGGAAAACAAAGCACCATTTTAGCCAATCCGTTTTTTAGTTTACCGGAAGCTCAGTTTGTAGCTTGCTGTGATGTTGACTCTATAAAGCGAACCAAATTTAAAGAATGGGTTGAGAGGAAATATGCAGACGCCGGAGAGCAAACGGATTATACCGGGTGCACAGCGTATAAAGACTATAAAGAACTTATTGCCCATGACGATCTTGACGCCGTCATCGTTTGTACACCTGATCATTGGCACGCCATTCCTGCCATTGCAGCTCTCAATGCTGGAAAAGACTTGTATTGTGAAAAACCCTTGTCACTAACTGTTGAGGAAGGCCGGGCTATGGTGGAAGCCACAAGAAGAAACGACCGGGTTGCACAAACAGGAAGCATGCAGCGGTCTTGGGATATTTTCGCAAAAGCATCCGAATTGGTTCGAAATGGATATTTAGGAGAAATCAAAGAAGTTAAAGTAAATGTAGGCGGACCTCCCCGAGCTTATGACCTTCCAAAACAAGCTGTTCCTGAAAGCCTTAATTGGGATGAATGGATTGGGCCTTCCCCTTTTGTAGTCTACAATAATGAAGTGGCCCCTCCCTATCCATGGGATAATTATCCCCGATGGAGAAGTTTTAAAGAATTTGGCGGCGGTGGTGTCACCGACTGGGGGGCTCATATGTTTGACATCGTACAGTGGGCTTTAGGTATGGACGACAGCGGCCCGGTTGAGTTCATTCCGCCTTCAGAAGAGAATGCACAACGTGGACTAAAATTTATCTATGAAAATGGCATTGAAGTTACTCATGAAGACTTTGGCCGAGGAAATGCTGTGCGATTTATTGGATCAGAAGGATCCTTAGATATTAGCCGGGAGTTTCTGGAGCCTTCAAATATGAGCTTGGTCGACCACAAGCTTGGTGCTGACGAAACCAAACTTTTCCTTAGTGATAATCATTACCAGGACTGGTTTGATGCAATCAAAAACAGAACGAAACCAATAGCTGACATTGAAATTGGCCACCGGACGGCATCCATCTGTAATATAGCGAATATCGCTTATGAACTTCGAAGACCATTGAATTGGAATCCCGAAACTGAGCAATTTAAAGACGATGAAGCTGCAAATGCTATGTTGGGCCGGGAATATCGTAAAGGCTATTCTTTGTAA
- a CDS encoding methylenetetrahydrofolate reductase [NAD(P)H] codes for MKVTEHIEKANGDTLFSFEVLPPLKGQNIRSLFDHMDPLMEFNPPFVDVTYHREEFVYKKRDNGLLERKTVRKRPGTVGICAAIQNHYKVDAVPHIICGGFSREDTENALIDLNFLGIDNVLLIQGDTRKPEREFKPEPDGHAYASDLIEQVVDLNNGIYIDEDLENAKPSDFCIGVAGYPEKHYAAPNMQTDMKYLKLKQDKGGHYIVTQMFFDNQCYLDFVKQCREAGITLPIIPGLKPITSQKQLTILPQLFHVDLPMELSKAVEECNSKEEVVQVGIEWTIQQSKELMEFGVPSLHYYSMGKSASVYEVAKELF; via the coding sequence ATGAAAGTAACTGAGCATATTGAAAAAGCGAATGGCGATACGCTGTTCTCATTTGAAGTTTTACCGCCGCTGAAAGGGCAAAATATTCGGTCTCTGTTTGATCACATGGATCCGCTGATGGAGTTCAATCCGCCTTTTGTAGACGTTACCTACCACCGAGAGGAGTTTGTATACAAGAAACGCGACAACGGCCTTCTGGAGCGGAAAACGGTACGTAAGCGACCAGGCACCGTAGGTATTTGTGCCGCCATTCAGAATCACTACAAAGTGGATGCGGTTCCTCATATCATCTGTGGTGGCTTTTCAAGAGAGGATACTGAAAATGCCCTGATTGACCTCAACTTCCTTGGCATTGATAATGTGCTGTTGATTCAGGGCGACACTCGAAAGCCCGAGCGTGAATTCAAGCCCGAGCCTGATGGACATGCCTATGCTTCGGACCTGATTGAACAGGTCGTGGACTTGAATAATGGGATTTATATCGATGAAGACCTCGAAAACGCCAAACCCTCAGATTTTTGCATCGGTGTAGCGGGCTATCCCGAAAAGCATTATGCTGCTCCCAATATGCAAACCGACATGAAGTATCTGAAGCTGAAGCAGGACAAAGGTGGGCATTACATCGTTACACAGATGTTTTTTGATAATCAGTGCTACTTAGATTTTGTGAAGCAGTGCCGTGAAGCTGGTATAACACTTCCCATTATTCCGGGTTTAAAACCCATCACATCTCAAAAACAGCTCACGATTTTGCCACAGCTTTTCCATGTGGATTTGCCGATGGAGTTATCAAAAGCGGTAGAGGAGTGTAATTCGAAAGAAGAAGTGGTTCAGGTGGGGATTGAATGGACTATTCAGCAATCCAAAGAGCTGATGGAATTTGGGGTTCCCAGTCTGCACTATTACTCGATGGGGAAATCAGCTTCGGTGTATGAGGTGGCTAAGGAGTTATTTTGA
- a CDS encoding methionine synthase: MKSLPLTLSGLEPLIITKDSNFVNVGERTNVTGSKRFLNYIKNKEYDNALKVALDQVEGGAQILDVNMDEGMLDSAEEMTHFLNLIASDPDIAKIPIMVDSSKWEVILAGLKCMQGKGVVNSISLKDGEEEFLRRAKIIRRFGAAVICMAFDEDGQADTLPRRKEICGRAYKILTEEAGFDPSDIILDPNIFPVATGMDEHKKNALDFFNAAKWIRENLPGAHIIGGVSNVSFSFRGNNRVREAIHSAFLYHGIQHGMDMGIVNPTQLEVYDDIPEDLLLRVEDVLFDRRDDATERLLEIAEEFKGESSSVKQKKDDEWRKKPVEERLSHALVKGINEFAEEDAEEARVKYGSPLEVIEGPLMDGMNVVGDLFGAGKMFLPQVVKSARVMKQAVAYLTPYLEEEKARNKDTSEQPKILLATVKGDVHDIGKNIVSVVLACNNYNVVDLGVMVPADKILDKAEEHNVDAIGLSGLITPSLDEMIHVAREMKKRKMDLPLLIGGATTSRLHTAVKIDPEYDGSIIHVLDASRAVSIAGDVISKQRREGVRLEVKKEYEGLREQHENRQNRKQLLSYEDAQQNKTDIDWSGYEPPKPTFLGEKIFDDYPISELRNYIDWSPFFRTWMLTGKYPDILDDEEVGEQAQSLFDDAQELLDRIVEEDLLKEKAVVGFYPAVAYGNDIKVFEDENRSKEKTEFHFLRQQTKKRKGQPNSCLSDYIAPKETGITDYIGFFAVTAGLGIEPIIDEYKKANDDYNVILVKAVADRLAEAFAERMHERVRKEFWGYSDEENFSNEELIAESYSGIRPAPGYPACPDHTEKRILFDLLDVEKNAEIELTESFAMYPASSVSGIYFSHPESRYFRVGNIGEDQVADYTQRKLLTKEEVERWLSPNLDYDPRK, encoded by the coding sequence ATGAAATCACTTCCCCTCACACTAAGCGGACTTGAGCCGCTCATCATTACAAAGGATTCAAATTTTGTCAACGTTGGAGAACGCACAAACGTAACGGGTTCAAAGCGTTTCCTTAATTACATCAAGAATAAGGAATATGATAATGCACTGAAAGTAGCGCTGGATCAGGTTGAGGGCGGAGCTCAGATTCTGGATGTCAATATGGACGAAGGGATGTTGGATAGCGCCGAGGAAATGACGCACTTCCTGAACCTCATCGCCTCCGATCCTGATATCGCTAAAATTCCCATTATGGTTGATTCTTCAAAGTGGGAAGTCATTCTGGCCGGATTAAAATGCATGCAAGGGAAAGGCGTTGTGAATTCCATCAGCCTAAAGGATGGCGAAGAAGAATTTCTGCGGCGAGCTAAAATCATACGTCGTTTTGGAGCAGCTGTCATTTGTATGGCTTTTGATGAAGATGGTCAGGCCGACACCTTGCCCCGGCGAAAAGAGATTTGTGGTAGGGCGTATAAGATTCTCACCGAAGAAGCCGGGTTTGATCCCTCAGATATCATTTTAGATCCCAACATCTTTCCGGTTGCAACAGGAATGGATGAGCATAAGAAAAATGCTCTGGACTTCTTTAATGCCGCCAAATGGATTAGGGAGAATTTACCCGGAGCACATATCATCGGTGGAGTAAGTAACGTCTCTTTCTCCTTTAGGGGAAATAATCGTGTTCGGGAGGCTATTCACTCTGCTTTTCTATATCACGGAATTCAGCACGGCATGGATATGGGGATTGTGAATCCGACGCAGTTAGAAGTGTATGATGATATCCCTGAGGACCTGCTGTTGAGAGTAGAAGATGTGCTCTTTGATCGCAGGGATGATGCTACCGAGCGGCTACTGGAAATAGCGGAAGAGTTTAAAGGCGAATCTTCGTCCGTCAAGCAGAAGAAAGATGATGAGTGGCGTAAGAAGCCAGTGGAAGAACGGCTTAGTCATGCGCTGGTAAAAGGAATTAATGAGTTTGCGGAAGAAGATGCGGAAGAAGCTCGGGTAAAATATGGAAGTCCGCTCGAGGTGATTGAAGGTCCGCTGATGGACGGAATGAATGTGGTTGGTGATCTCTTTGGGGCAGGAAAGATGTTTTTGCCTCAGGTCGTGAAAAGCGCCCGGGTGATGAAGCAGGCTGTGGCTTATCTCACTCCATATCTTGAAGAAGAAAAAGCTCGAAATAAAGACACCAGCGAACAGCCCAAGATTTTGCTTGCCACCGTAAAGGGTGATGTACATGATATTGGGAAAAACATCGTCAGCGTGGTACTGGCCTGTAATAATTATAATGTGGTTGATTTAGGAGTGATGGTTCCTGCGGACAAAATCCTTGATAAAGCCGAAGAGCATAATGTGGATGCTATTGGGTTGAGTGGATTGATCACGCCGTCTCTGGATGAAATGATTCATGTAGCACGCGAAATGAAGAAGAGAAAGATGGATCTGCCGCTCTTGATTGGGGGAGCAACTACATCACGTCTTCACACAGCTGTTAAAATTGATCCCGAGTATGATGGCTCCATTATTCATGTGCTGGATGCCTCACGAGCAGTTTCTATTGCAGGGGATGTGATCAGTAAGCAGCGCAGGGAAGGCGTGAGGCTTGAAGTGAAGAAAGAGTATGAGGGACTTCGGGAGCAGCATGAAAACCGACAGAACCGAAAGCAGCTGTTGAGCTATGAAGATGCGCAACAGAATAAAACGGATATCGACTGGTCAGGATATGAACCACCTAAGCCGACCTTCCTCGGAGAAAAAATATTTGATGATTACCCGATCTCAGAGCTTAGAAATTACATTGATTGGTCGCCCTTTTTCCGGACCTGGATGCTCACGGGGAAATACCCGGATATTCTGGATGATGAGGAAGTAGGAGAGCAGGCACAGTCTCTTTTTGATGATGCTCAGGAACTTCTGGATCGTATTGTAGAGGAGGATTTATTGAAAGAAAAGGCAGTTGTAGGTTTTTATCCTGCAGTCGCTTACGGTAATGATATAAAAGTATTCGAAGATGAGAATCGATCCAAAGAGAAAACTGAATTTCACTTTTTACGACAGCAAACGAAGAAGCGAAAAGGGCAGCCGAATTCCTGCCTTTCAGATTATATTGCTCCAAAGGAAACCGGAATTACGGACTACATTGGATTTTTTGCGGTAACTGCCGGATTGGGAATTGAGCCTATCATCGACGAATACAAAAAGGCGAATGATGACTACAATGTGATCTTGGTAAAAGCAGTAGCTGATCGACTTGCTGAAGCATTTGCCGAACGGATGCACGAGCGTGTTCGAAAAGAATTTTGGGGCTATTCGGATGAGGAGAATTTCAGCAATGAAGAATTAATCGCGGAGTCTTATTCAGGAATTCGACCTGCACCGGGATATCCGGCCTGTCCCGATCATACCGAAAAACGCATTTTATTTGATCTGTTAGATGTAGAGAAAAACGCTGAAATCGAGCTTACCGAGTCATTTGCAATGTATCCGGCGTCATCGGTCAGTGGAATATATTTTTCTCATCCTGAGTCTCGGTATTTCCGTGTTGGTAATATTGGGGAAGATCAGGTCGCCGACTACACCCAACGAAAATTATTAACGAAAGAGGAAGTGGAAAGATGGCTTTCTCCTAATTTAGACTATGATCCAAGGAAGTAA
- a CDS encoding 5-methyltetrahydrofolate--homocysteine methyltransferase, whose amino-acid sequence MERVTIHQALQERILILDGAMGTMIQRHTLEEEDFRGEQFKDHKDDLKGNNDLLSLTRPDLIQSIHEEYLAAGADIVETNTFSGTSIAQADYKLEHIVYELNRKSAEIAKKATKKFTEQNPDRPRFVAGSMGPTNRTASISPEVTDPAYRAVTFDELAEAYKEQAKGLMDGGADLLLIETIFDTLNAKAALFAIQELFDERGEKLPIMVSGTITDASGRTLSGQIVEAFLISVSHAPILSVGFNCALGAKQLQPYLQNLADKSDFFVSAYPNAGLPNEFGEYDQDPELMGQEVERYLEENLVNILGGCCGTTPAHISKMAELAQNYEPRKKAVAVA is encoded by the coding sequence ATTGAAAGAGTGACTATACACCAAGCATTACAAGAACGCATTCTGATTCTAGACGGAGCCATGGGAACCATGATTCAGCGTCATACCCTGGAGGAAGAAGATTTCAGAGGCGAACAGTTTAAAGACCATAAAGACGATCTGAAGGGAAATAACGATCTCCTGAGCCTGACTCGTCCCGATCTCATTCAATCCATCCACGAAGAATACCTGGCTGCCGGAGCCGATATCGTGGAAACCAATACCTTTAGCGGTACTAGCATTGCTCAGGCCGATTACAAGCTTGAGCATATTGTGTATGAGCTAAACCGGAAGTCCGCTGAGATTGCCAAGAAAGCCACGAAGAAATTCACCGAACAAAATCCGGATCGACCACGATTTGTTGCCGGATCGATGGGCCCAACCAATAGGACAGCGTCCATTTCCCCAGAAGTTACCGATCCTGCCTACCGAGCCGTTACTTTTGATGAACTCGCTGAGGCTTACAAAGAACAAGCGAAAGGTCTGATGGATGGCGGTGCAGACTTACTCCTCATAGAAACGATTTTCGATACATTGAATGCTAAAGCGGCACTCTTTGCCATTCAGGAACTGTTTGATGAAAGGGGAGAGAAGTTGCCTATCATGGTTTCGGGAACGATTACGGATGCTTCTGGACGAACGCTATCAGGTCAAATCGTAGAAGCCTTTTTGATTTCAGTTTCACATGCACCCATTCTCAGTGTTGGCTTTAATTGTGCATTGGGAGCAAAGCAGTTACAGCCGTATTTACAGAATCTGGCTGATAAGTCGGACTTCTTTGTCAGCGCCTATCCCAACGCCGGATTGCCGAACGAGTTTGGAGAATATGATCAAGACCCAGAATTGATGGGGCAGGAAGTGGAGAGGTATCTGGAAGAAAACTTGGTGAATATCCTTGGCGGTTGTTGTGGGACTACTCCCGCACATATTTCAAAAATGGCCGAATTGGCCCAGAATTATGAACCACGTAAAAAAGCAGTAGCGGTAGCCTAA
- a CDS encoding spermidine synthase (catalyzes the formation of spermidine from putrescine and S-adenosylmethioninamine) yields the protein MSIQYNEFYHENTGLTVGLKKLLFSEQTDYQLVEVYETDTWGNLMTIDGMVMLSEKDEFVYHEMLAHPVMFAHPNPEKVLIIGGGDGGTAREVLKHSSVKHVDMVEIDEAVVRASKEFLPEVGAWDDERLHVLFEDGIAFVKAAKAEYDVVIIDGSDPVGPAEGLFEKDFFQFCFDALKEDGVLSAQTESPWVQEYHKSIKKVFDALSDVFTESDMYLGYIPLYPAGMWSFAYASKGIKVQSEEVLTRVEEGLSDFGDDLKYYNKATHNGSFALPNFVADIID from the coding sequence ATGTCTATTCAATACAACGAATTTTATCACGAGAATACCGGCTTAACGGTAGGACTTAAGAAACTCCTTTTTTCTGAACAAACGGACTACCAGCTGGTGGAAGTATATGAGACCGACACTTGGGGTAACTTAATGACTATCGACGGAATGGTCATGCTGTCGGAAAAAGATGAGTTTGTGTATCATGAGATGTTGGCCCACCCCGTGATGTTTGCACATCCGAATCCAGAAAAGGTGCTTATTATTGGTGGTGGTGACGGAGGAACAGCTCGGGAAGTGCTGAAGCATTCTTCGGTAAAGCATGTAGATATGGTTGAAATTGACGAAGCGGTTGTTCGAGCATCCAAAGAATTTCTACCTGAAGTAGGAGCTTGGGATGATGAGCGACTACATGTTTTGTTTGAAGATGGCATTGCCTTTGTAAAAGCAGCCAAGGCGGAATATGATGTCGTTATTATTGATGGGTCTGATCCTGTTGGTCCGGCTGAAGGATTATTTGAAAAGGATTTCTTTCAATTCTGTTTTGATGCTTTGAAAGAAGACGGTGTGCTTTCTGCACAGACTGAATCACCATGGGTTCAGGAATACCATAAGAGTATCAAAAAGGTATTTGATGCTTTAAGTGATGTATTTACTGAATCCGATATGTATCTGGGCTACATACCCTTATATCCCGCCGGAATGTGGTCATTTGCCTATGCTTCTAAAGGAATTAAAGTTCAGTCCGAGGAAGTTTTAACAAGAGTAGAAGAGGGCTTGTCTGACTTTGGGGATGACTTGAAATACTACAACAAAGCCACTCATAATGGTTCTTTTGCTTTGCCTAATTTTGTGGCTGATATTATTGATTAA
- a CDS encoding arginine decarboxylase, pyruvoyl-dependent, which yields MVKTPNLYCLVSGAAEGNTRLNAFDNALLEAGVGDTNLMRMSSICPPGAQEVSRDEITLPKGGLIPLAYATIDSQTPQMWIASAIAIGIPEDPSEPGVIMEFEDHTRLEYVENIVEQMVVDAFEYRNRKLKEIKKVGVEHQVEKCGSTFAAAVLWYK from the coding sequence ATGGTGAAAACCCCAAATTTATACTGTCTTGTTTCCGGAGCTGCTGAAGGAAATACACGACTCAATGCTTTTGACAATGCTTTACTTGAAGCAGGTGTAGGCGATACCAACCTCATGCGAATGAGCAGTATCTGTCCTCCTGGAGCACAAGAAGTATCAAGAGACGAAATCACTTTGCCAAAAGGAGGATTGATTCCGCTGGCTTATGCGACTATCGATTCCCAAACACCACAGATGTGGATTGCTTCGGCTATTGCTATTGGTATCCCTGAAGACCCTTCTGAGCCGGGTGTAATCATGGAATTTGAAGACCATACCCGCTTAGAGTATGTAGAAAATATCGTTGAGCAGATGGTTGTAGATGCCTTTGAATACCGTAACCGAAAGCTCAAAGAGATCAAGAAAGTCGGTGTTGAACACCAGGTAGAAAAATGTGGCTCCACTTTCGCCGCTGCCGTTCTTTGGTATAAGTAG
- a CDS encoding S-adenosylmethionine decarboxylase proenzyme (Decarboxylation of S-adenosylmethionine provides the aminopropyl moiety required for spermidine biosynthesis from putrescine), with the protein MEALGRQILVEFYDCESSKINDVEYIEESMLSGTKAANATIISHNFHKFSPYGVSGMVVIAESHVAIHTWPEYNYAAVDIFTCGDTIDPWVIQEYLKEAFNSQNVSSMEMKRGLFRVPKGEKLLFKPTVNVQDY; encoded by the coding sequence TTGGAAGCACTTGGCCGACAAATTTTAGTAGAATTTTACGATTGCGAAAGCTCAAAAATAAATGATGTAGAATACATCGAAGAATCCATGCTAAGCGGAACTAAAGCCGCGAATGCAACCATTATATCTCACAACTTTCACAAGTTCAGCCCTTATGGTGTAAGTGGGATGGTAGTAATTGCCGAATCTCACGTTGCCATTCACACCTGGCCGGAGTACAATTATGCTGCGGTTGATATTTTTACTTGTGGTGATACAATTGATCCCTGGGTGATTCAGGAATATTTAAAAGAGGCTTTCAATTCTCAGAATGTGAGCAGCATGGAAATGAAACGCGGTTTATTTAGAGTGCCTAAGGGTGAAAAACTGCTTTTCAAACCAACTGTAAACGTACAAGACTACTGA
- a CDS encoding dehydrogenase, with amino-acid sequence MISTSKKISKKKALHIYRNLLLPRRIEERMLKLLRQNKISKWFSGIGQEAVGVGVTLSAKPEDYILPMHRNLGVFTTRKVPLYPLFCQLFGKAEGFTGGRDRSFHFGVMEHKIVGMVSHLAAMMPVADGLALAKKLKGEDSVAFSFCGDGATSEGDFHEALNLAAVWELPVVFVIENNGYGLSTPTSEQFKCEKLSDRAKGYGMHGFHIDGNDIFEVMETIEKARKLALKGEPVLIEAKTFRMRGHEEASGTHYVPDVLFENWAEKDPLLRFEVFLKDEGYADEEAIKKMTKEIDQSFRKDLDKAIKAADPVFDEAKELKEVYSQQEPNLPNHSNGSFSEKRFVDVIQSTLKQAFEEDDSFLIMGQDIAEYGGVFKITEGFLEQFGKERIRNTPIIESGVLGAAMGLALEGFKPVVEMQFADFISCGFNQIVNNIAKTHYRWSPPLNITIRSPHGGGVGAGPYHSQSVEGWFMQIPGLKVVVPGTVEDAQNLLYSSLHDPNPVLFFEHKKLYRSLRATIPDKATYEPLGKAKVRNEGQDISIITYGLGVQWAVEIVDEYEQKGISIEILDLRTLLPFDKEAVKNTVQKTGKVLLLQEPSITLGPLSEISAFINEECFEWLDGPVMRCASLDTPIPHDKGLEEGFMAQSKLVEKLDILLQY; translated from the coding sequence ATGATATCTACTTCAAAAAAAATTTCTAAGAAAAAAGCACTTCATATTTATAGAAATCTATTGCTCCCTCGCCGTATCGAAGAGCGAATGCTTAAGTTATTGCGCCAGAATAAAATTAGTAAATGGTTCTCAGGAATTGGCCAAGAAGCTGTAGGTGTTGGAGTTACATTATCAGCTAAACCCGAAGATTATATTTTACCAATGCACCGCAACTTAGGTGTATTTACAACTCGGAAAGTGCCTCTCTACCCTCTTTTCTGTCAGCTTTTTGGAAAAGCAGAGGGGTTTACCGGTGGTCGCGATCGGTCTTTTCATTTTGGGGTGATGGAACATAAAATCGTAGGTATGGTTTCCCACCTCGCCGCTATGATGCCCGTTGCCGACGGTCTCGCCCTCGCCAAGAAACTAAAAGGTGAAGATTCCGTGGCCTTCTCTTTCTGTGGGGATGGAGCTACTAGTGAAGGTGATTTTCACGAAGCGTTAAACCTTGCAGCTGTCTGGGAATTACCAGTCGTATTTGTCATTGAGAATAACGGCTATGGACTCTCAACTCCTACTAGTGAGCAGTTCAAGTGCGAAAAGCTATCCGATAGAGCTAAAGGCTATGGAATGCATGGGTTTCATATTGATGGCAACGATATTTTTGAAGTGATGGAAACTATTGAGAAAGCAAGAAAACTCGCTCTCAAAGGGGAACCTGTACTTATTGAAGCTAAAACTTTTCGTATGCGTGGCCATGAAGAAGCTTCCGGAACCCATTATGTTCCTGATGTACTTTTTGAAAACTGGGCAGAGAAAGATCCTTTATTACGGTTTGAAGTATTTCTTAAGGATGAAGGTTATGCCGATGAGGAAGCAATCAAGAAAATGACCAAAGAAATTGATCAATCCTTTCGAAAAGATCTGGATAAAGCCATTAAAGCTGCCGACCCTGTTTTTGATGAAGCGAAAGAGCTAAAAGAGGTTTATTCACAACAAGAACCTAATTTACCTAACCATTCAAATGGAAGTTTCTCTGAAAAAAGGTTCGTAGATGTTATTCAATCCACTTTAAAGCAAGCTTTTGAGGAGGATGATTCTTTCTTGATAATGGGTCAGGATATCGCTGAATACGGTGGAGTTTTTAAAATTACCGAAGGATTTCTGGAGCAGTTTGGGAAAGAACGAATTCGTAATACTCCTATTATTGAATCTGGAGTGCTCGGTGCAGCGATGGGTTTGGCTCTGGAAGGATTTAAGCCTGTCGTTGAAATGCAGTTTGCCGATTTCATTTCCTGCGGTTTTAACCAAATCGTTAATAATATTGCCAAGACACATTACCGTTGGTCTCCACCTCTTAATATCACCATCCGGTCTCCCCATGGTGGCGGAGTTGGAGCCGGCCCCTATCATTCACAATCTGTGGAAGGCTGGTTTATGCAAATACCCGGACTGAAAGTGGTGGTTCCGGGAACCGTTGAAGATGCCCAAAATCTACTCTACAGTTCCTTGCACGATCCAAATCCGGTACTCTTTTTTGAACACAAAAAACTCTACAGAAGCCTCCGGGCGACGATTCCCGATAAAGCAACCTATGAGCCTTTAGGAAAAGCCAAAGTCAGAAATGAAGGTCAGGATATCTCGATCATAACTTACGGCCTTGGCGTACAGTGGGCGGTGGAAATAGTAGATGAGTATGAGCAAAAAGGAATCTCTATAGAAATCTTAGACCTCCGTACACTTCTCCCTTTTGATAAAGAGGCTGTAAAAAATACTGTTCAGAAAACCGGAAAGGTGTTATTGCTACAGGAACCTTCTATTACTTTAGGTCCACTCAGTGAGATTTCAGCTTTTATTAATGAGGAATGTTTTGAATGGCTGGACGGGCCCGTCATGCGGTGCGCTTCCTTAGACACCCCCATTCCTCATGATAAAGGATTAGAAGAGGGATTTATGGCTCAGTCTAAACTTGTAGAGAAATTAGATATATTACTTCAGTACTAA